The genomic interval TGGTACCAATCTAAGCATCATTTTTTTGATAATCTACTTAGTGATATGGATGTGCTTTATTGTGGGCGTGAACCTTCGGCAGCCCCTGCTGTAGGAAGTTTTTCAGCGCATATTAAACAACAAAAAGAAGTGGTTAATCAGGCTCTTTATGGTCAAGAAGAAGGAAAATAAATATGACAATCGAAATTTTAGTCCCTAATTTACCCGAATCGGTTGCTGATGCAACGGTCGCTGCATGGCATAAAAAAGAAGGGGACTTTGTTGAAAAATATGAAAATTTAGTTGATCTTGAAACAGACAAAGTAGTTTTAGAAGTACCTGCCTCTGAATCAGGTATTTTAACTGAAATTAAAGCCGTTGAAGGTTCGATCGTACTTTCAAATGATGTACTGGCAAGGGTAACCCCCTCAGAGGCTGGCGAAAATTTAGCGAAAGTCCCTGATGAAATTAATCGTAATGAGGTTAATGATGCCGCATTAAGTCCTGCTGTTAGACGATTAATTCATGAACACCATTTAAACCCTGATGAAATAACAGGGACAGGTAAGCAGGGACGAATTACTAAAACCGATGTATTAGATTTTTTAAATCAACAGAAAACAGCGGAACGTCCCCCTGAAACGGTAAAAACTGAAATTAAGAAATCCATTAAAGAAGAGGCGGTATCGCCAAAGGCTGTGATTCCTCCACAAGAGGGCTTGCGTCCAGAGCAGCGTGTTCCGATGACACGTTTGCGTGCAAAAGTCGCTGAACGTTTACTTCAGGCTCAACAAAATTCAGCCATGCTAACCACCTTTAATGATGTGGATATGAAAGCTGTCATTGATTTACGTCTGCAATATAAAGATCGTTTTCAACAAAAGCATGATGTTAAATTAGGCTTTATGTCATTTTTTGTCAAAGCAGCTCTTGAAGCGTTAAAACGTTTTCCAGCAATTAATGCATCAATAGATGGTAATGATATTATTTATCATGGTTACTATGACATCGGAATTGCGGTAACAACCCCGCGTGGCTTGATTGTCCCCGTTGTAAAGGATGCGGATCATCTTGATTTTGCAGGTATTGAAAAAAGTATTACTAATTTTGGGAAAAAGGCGCGAGAAGGTTCTTTGAGTTATGACGATTTAACAGGCGGAACATTTACGATTACCAATGGAGGTATTTTTGGATCAATGCTATCAACGCCCATTCTTAACCCGCCCCAGTGTGCTATTTTAGGGATGCATACCATCAAGGAAAGACCTGTCGTTGAAAAGGGGGAAATTGTTATTAGACCCATTATGTACTTAGCATTATCTTATGATCATCGTTTGGTCGATGGGAGTGAAGCCGTACAATTTTTAGTGACCATTAAGGAGTGTTTAGAATCCCCTGCTCATTTATTGCTTAATATTTAACTCTCATTAACCATAGGAATTAATTGAATATGCCGAATCCACTCGTAATTTATGATGTTATTGTCATCGGAGCTGGTCCTGCCGGTTATGTTGCCGCTATTCGTGCTGCACAATTAGGGTTAAACGTTGCCTGCATTGATAATTGGAAAAACAAAAAAGGAGATCCAAGACTGGGAGGCACTTATGTTAATGCGGGGAGTATTCCCTCTATGGCCTTACTGGAATCATCTAAAATTTATCATTTATTAAAAAAAAGAAGCGGCAGAACATGGTATCGAAGCCAATGACGTTTCTTTAAACCTTAAAAAGATGATGCAGCGTAAAAATAAAATCACTAAGCAGTTAAGTGAGCAAATTAAAACGAGTTTTAATCATCATGGGGTCGAATATATTCATGCCAATGGACGTTTATTAAATAGTACACAGGTTACTATTTCTCCGCTTAATGGGGATAAAGACTATATAGTAGAGGCTAAGCATA from Methylococcales bacterium carries:
- the odhB gene encoding 2-oxoglutarate dehydrogenase complex dihydrolipoyllysine-residue succinyltransferase, translated to MTIEILVPNLPESVADATVAAWHKKEGDFVEKYENLVDLETDKVVLEVPASESGILTEIKAVEGSIVLSNDVLARVTPSEAGENLAKVPDEINRNEVNDAALSPAVRRLIHEHHLNPDEITGTGKQGRITKTDVLDFLNQQKTAERPPETVKTEIKKSIKEEAVSPKAVIPPQEGLRPEQRVPMTRLRAKVAERLLQAQQNSAMLTTFNDVDMKAVIDLRLQYKDRFQQKHDVKLGFMSFFVKAALEALKRFPAINASIDGNDIIYHGYYDIGIAVTTPRGLIVPVVKDADHLDFAGIEKSITNFGKKAREGSLSYDDLTGGTFTITNGGIFGSMLSTPILNPPQCAILGMHTIKERPVVEKGEIVIRPIMYLALSYDHRLVDGSEAVQFLVTIKECLESPAHLLLNI
- a CDS encoding FAD-dependent oxidoreductase, whose product is MPNPLVIYDVIVIGAGPAGYVAAIRAAQLGLNVACIDNWKNKKGDPRLGGTYVNAGSIPSMALLESSKIYHLLKKRSGRTWYRSQ